The Raphanus sativus cultivar WK10039 chromosome 2, ASM80110v3, whole genome shotgun sequence genome includes a region encoding these proteins:
- the LOC108830130 gene encoding probable methyltransferase At1g27930, which translates to MRKTKSIMVPKGAKNTLLERPWFIVLALAGLIGGAVLITSFIRATDNTLSLCSTAETTAKSIAEYTATPIQLQSIVHYATSRTVPQQTFAEISISLEVLKDRLPCNFLVFGLGRDSLMWASLNPGGTTVFMEEDPEWIEAVLKDAPSLRAHHVQYRTQLSQADRLLKTYRSEPKCLPANAFPIRDNEKCPLALTSLPDEFYDTEWDLIMVDAPKGYFATAPGRMAAIFSSAVMARNRKGAGTTHVFLHDVDRKVEKAYANEFLCEKYRVKSAGRLWHFEIPNAANMSDQPGDRFC; encoded by the coding sequence ATGcgaaaaacaaaatcaatcatGGTTCCCAAAGGTGCAAAGAACACGCTTCTAGAGCGACCTTGGTTCATCGTGCTGGCTCTAGCTGGTCTTATAGGTGGCGCAGTGCTCATCACAAGTTTCATCCGAGCTACGGACAACACTTTATCACTATGTTCCACGGCTGAAACAACTGCAAAATCCATAGCCGAATACACAGCCACACCAATCCAGCTCCAATCCATCGTCCATTACGCAACCTCACGCACCGTCCCTCAACAAACCTTTGCGGAGATCTCTATCTCCTTAGAAGTCCTTAAGGACCGTTTACCTTGCAATTTTCTTGTCTTTGGCCTCGGTCGTGACTCCCTCATGTGGGCCTCCCTCAATCCAGGTGGCACCACTGTGTTCATGGAGGAGGATCCTGAGTGGATCGAGGCCGTTCTCAAGGACGCACCGTCCCTAAGAGCCCACCATGTTCAGTATCGGACCCAACTTTCTCAAGCGGACCGTCTTCTCAAAACCTACCGGTCTGAACCCAAATGTTTACCAGCCAACGCTTTCCCGATCCGGGACAACGAAAAGTGTCCATTGGCGTTGACTTCACTTCCTGATGAGTTCTATGATACCGAGTGGGATCTGATCATGGTGGACGCACCAAAAGGATACTTCGCAACTGCGCCAGGGAGGATGGCAGCCATATTCTCCTCAGCTGTCATGGCTCGTAACCGGAAGGGTGCAGGCACGACTCACGTTTTCCTTCATGACGTTGACCGCAAAGTGGAGAAAGCTTACGCCAACGAGTTCCTATGCGAGAAGTACAGAGTCAAATCTGCTGGTAGGCTCTGGCACTTCGAAATACCCAACGCTGCTAACATGAGCGACCAGCCGGGGGATCGGTTCTGCTAG
- the LOC108839767 gene encoding probable DNA primase large subunit isoform X1 — protein MEVIRSQKRTPSNDTVSNPKIPLYLTTPPMEVRLEEFERFAIDRLRVLKGISDGLARGRNPKEMDDLVDTLWKEHMRDPDGSVMLNKDIISHFVLRLVYCRSDELKKWFLSMETALFRHRFRLQNFEAQRAIVGEFGLPYKAVTGAELEGLKERLGQVVRSLGQISPTVEAVYYKVPFEEVPDLVASRRVLIQKGYAFVAGSQLVSLVVTQFRSHISKALILTNRKWTTTIREREKDRLTPVVEALSTSYLGPDYSQSTEYAEISLKDIDQVAKSCFPLCMRHLFEKVREDHHLKHGGRMQLGLFLKGVGLKLDDALAFWRAEFTKKVGSERFDKEYAYAIRHNYGKEGKRTDYTPYACQKIISSAPGAGDHHGCPYRHFSEDNLRAALGRMGLSSRAMEDVMDKVRNKHYQLACTFTFEAVYGTSCDAGINHPNQYFEESQKILKSKTPPAPV, from the exons ATGGAGGTGATACGATCTCAGAAACGAACACCCTCCAACGACACCGTTTCGAATCCCAAGATCCCACTATACCTCACAACTCCACCGATGGAAGTCCGATTAGAAGAATTCGAGCGCTTCGCCATAGATCGCCTCCGAG TTCTGAAAGGGATCTCAGATGGATTAGCCCGCGGGAGAAACCCTAAGGAAATGGATGATCTC GTGGACACTTTGTGGAAAGAACATATGAGAGATCCGGATGGGTCTGTGATGTTGAACAAGGACATCATCTCACATTTCGTGTTACGTCTCGTTTATTGCAGATC ggATGAATTGAAGAAATGGTTTCTTAGTATGGAGACTGCTCTTTTCCGACATAGGTTCCGGCTCCAGAACTTTGAAGCTCAG AGAGCAATTGTGGGAGAGTTTGGATTACCGTATAAGGCAGTTACAGGAGCAGAACTCGAG GGTTTGAAGGAGAGGCTGGGGCAAGTGGTACGTTCACTGGGTCAAATTTCACCTACCG TTGAAGCAGTGTACTACAAG GTTCCTTTTGAAGAGGTTCCTGACCTTGTAGCTAGCCGGAGAGTACTTATACAGAAAGGGTATGCCTTTGTTGCTGGCAGTCAA TTGGTTTCTCTTGTTGTCACACAATTTCGATCTCATATATCAAAGGCCCTCATTCTGACAAACAG AAAATGGACTACTACCATCCGAGAGCGAGAGAAAGACAGACTAACTCCA GTAGTAGAAGCGCTGTCTACAAGCTACTTGGGTCCTGATTATTCTCAG TCAACTGAGTACGCTGAGATATCACTTAAGGATATTGATCAAGTTGCCAAGAGTTGCTTCCCACTTTGTATGAGGCATCTTTTTGAAAAA GTTCGAGAAGATCATCATCTAAAACATGGAGGAAGAATGCAACTGGGTCTATTTTTGAAG GGTGTGGGTCTGAAGCTGGATGACGCCCTAGCATTTTGGAGAGCAGAATTCACCAAAAAG GTTGGCTCTGAGAGATTCGATAAAGAGTATGCGTACGCCATTCGCCATAACTACGGGAAGGAAGGCAAGAGAACG GATTATACCCCTTATGCTTGTCAGAAAATCATTTCATCAGCTCCTGGTGCTGGGGATCATCATGGCTGTCCTTATCGGCATTTCAG TGAGGATAACCTGAGAGCAGCGCTTGGTAGAATGGGATTGAGTTCTCGTGCAATGGAAGATGTGATGGATAAAGTGCGGAACAAACATTATCAG CTTGCTTGCACATTCACCTTTGAAGCTGTTTATGGTACATCGTGTGATGCTGGTATCAACCATCCGAATCAATACTTCGAGGAGAGTCAGAAGATTTTGAAATCCAAGACGCCTCCTGCTCCGGTTTAA
- the LOC108839767 gene encoding probable DNA primase large subunit isoform X2, which translates to MRDPDGSVMLNKDIISHFVLRLVYCRSDELKKWFLSMETALFRHRFRLQNFEAQRAIVGEFGLPYKAVTGAELEGLKERLGQVVRSLGQISPTVEAVYYKVPFEEVPDLVASRRVLIQKGYAFVAGSQLVSLVVTQFRSHISKALILTNRKWTTTIREREKDRLTPVVEALSTSYLGPDYSQSTEYAEISLKDIDQVAKSCFPLCMRHLFEKVREDHHLKHGGRMQLGLFLKGVGLKLDDALAFWRAEFTKKVGSERFDKEYAYAIRHNYGKEGKRTDYTPYACQKIISSAPGAGDHHGCPYRHFSEDNLRAALGRMGLSSRAMEDVMDKVRNKHYQLACTFTFEAVYGTSCDAGINHPNQYFEESQKILKSKTPPAPV; encoded by the exons ATGAGAGATCCGGATGGGTCTGTGATGTTGAACAAGGACATCATCTCACATTTCGTGTTACGTCTCGTTTATTGCAGATC ggATGAATTGAAGAAATGGTTTCTTAGTATGGAGACTGCTCTTTTCCGACATAGGTTCCGGCTCCAGAACTTTGAAGCTCAG AGAGCAATTGTGGGAGAGTTTGGATTACCGTATAAGGCAGTTACAGGAGCAGAACTCGAG GGTTTGAAGGAGAGGCTGGGGCAAGTGGTACGTTCACTGGGTCAAATTTCACCTACCG TTGAAGCAGTGTACTACAAG GTTCCTTTTGAAGAGGTTCCTGACCTTGTAGCTAGCCGGAGAGTACTTATACAGAAAGGGTATGCCTTTGTTGCTGGCAGTCAA TTGGTTTCTCTTGTTGTCACACAATTTCGATCTCATATATCAAAGGCCCTCATTCTGACAAACAG AAAATGGACTACTACCATCCGAGAGCGAGAGAAAGACAGACTAACTCCA GTAGTAGAAGCGCTGTCTACAAGCTACTTGGGTCCTGATTATTCTCAG TCAACTGAGTACGCTGAGATATCACTTAAGGATATTGATCAAGTTGCCAAGAGTTGCTTCCCACTTTGTATGAGGCATCTTTTTGAAAAA GTTCGAGAAGATCATCATCTAAAACATGGAGGAAGAATGCAACTGGGTCTATTTTTGAAG GGTGTGGGTCTGAAGCTGGATGACGCCCTAGCATTTTGGAGAGCAGAATTCACCAAAAAG GTTGGCTCTGAGAGATTCGATAAAGAGTATGCGTACGCCATTCGCCATAACTACGGGAAGGAAGGCAAGAGAACG GATTATACCCCTTATGCTTGTCAGAAAATCATTTCATCAGCTCCTGGTGCTGGGGATCATCATGGCTGTCCTTATCGGCATTTCAG TGAGGATAACCTGAGAGCAGCGCTTGGTAGAATGGGATTGAGTTCTCGTGCAATGGAAGATGTGATGGATAAAGTGCGGAACAAACATTATCAG CTTGCTTGCACATTCACCTTTGAAGCTGTTTATGGTACATCGTGTGATGCTGGTATCAACCATCCGAATCAATACTTCGAGGAGAGTCAGAAGATTTTGAAATCCAAGACGCCTCCTGCTCCGGTTTAA
- the LOC108842719 gene encoding calmodulin-binding transcription activator 4, producing MQSEYEISTLYQEAQTRWLKPPEVHFILHNHERYQLTHTPPQNPTSGSLFLFNRRVLKFFRKDGHQWRRKKDGRAIAEAHERLKVGNVEALSCYYVHGEHDPSFQRRIYWMLDPEYDHIVLVHYRDISDGKEGRQTSGTVLQFSQNASALFSSPSSIGTQYNHYMGDSTDVLQQHSSTSPGVAEVNSEVVFNSNGVETPEGSGSSYELETRQAIKRLEEQLSLGDDVVSDVDPLYAQNESLDSLQFLGQPGTVYQRPENNKLERSYGGYVGAQYGVDPLYSQNESLDSLLSLDCTEDINHLAQPATGHQRPENNRLERSYGGYIGADYHPNNLTLVKNDSGGNGGSGDQESESWKDVLEACEASIALNSEGSTPSSVKGLLPGMQEDSNWSFTNQADQGALLLPQELGSFEHPACYPELGAPENNAEYSRMMDDEGIIRIPLQEEMRQTVSHKQEFTIQDVSPEWGYANETTKVIVIGSFLCDPTWSCMFGSVEVPFEIIKEGVIRCEAPPCGPGKVNLFITSGDGLSCSQTREFEYRDKPDTSCSRCNPHELLLLVKFVQTLLSDEPGVGKSKKLKAGDDEEWSHIIDTILEGSATPTSTVDWLLQKLLKDKLDAWVSSRSQDDYDHTSCSLSKQEQGIIHTVAGLGFDWALHPILGLGVSVDFRDSNGWSALHWSARYGREKMVAALIASGASAGAVTDPNAQDPAGKTAASIAASNGHKGLAGYLSEVALTNHLSSLTLEETEHSLGSAQVEAEMMVNSISGRSPPGNGDDPHSRAALRNVAQAAARIQAAFRAHSFRKRQEREAAMAACYQEYGIYADIEGIAAMSKLAFGNAKNYNSAALSIQKKYRGYKGRKEFLAKRQKVVKIQAYVRGYQVRKHYKVICWAVGILDKVVLRWRRKGVGLKGFRQDVESREEESEDEDILKVFRKEKVDGAVNEAFSRVLSMTNSPDARQQYQRVLKRYCQTKAELGKTETLGTDGGDEDDDDALLDIADMQYENLRTEFRGFNSNNSL from the exons ATGCAATCCG AATACGAGATTAGTACTCTCTACCAAGAAGCTCAGACTCGTTGGTTGAAACCCCCTGAAGTGCACTTCATTTTACACAATCATGAACGATATCAGCTAACACATACGCCACCTCAAAATCCCACCA GTGgatctttgtttcttttcaatAGAAGAGTTCTTAAGTTCTTCCGTAAAGATGGTCATCAGTGGCGGAGAAAGAAGGATGGTAGAGCTATCGCAGAAGCTCACGAACGACTTAAG GTGGGTAACGTAGAGGCTTTGAGTTGTTATTATGTTCATGGGGAGCATGACCCTTCTTTTCAGAGACGTATCTACTGGATGCTAGATCC GGAGTACGACCATATTGTCCTTGTTCATTACAGGGATATAAGTGACGGAAAAGAG GGAAGACAAACTAGTGGAACTGTGTTGCAGTTCTCACAGAATGCTTCGGCTCTCTTTTCAAGTCCAAGCTCCATTGGGACTCAGTACAATCACTACATGGGTGACTCTACTGATGTACTTCAGCAGCATTCATCTACTTCTCCCGGCGTTGCAGAGGTTAACTCTGAAGTTGTCTTTAACAGTAACGGAGTTGAGACCCCGGAGGGCAGTGGAAGTTCTTATGAGCTTGAAACTAGGCAGGCTATAAAGAGGCTGGAGGAACAACTGAGTCTCGGTGATGATGTTGTTAGTGATGTGGATCCACTCTACGCTCAAAACGAAAGTTTAGATAGTCTCCAGTTTCTTGGTCAACCAGGGACTGTGTATCAGAGACCAGAGAATAACAAACTAGAAAGATCTTATGGAGGGTACGTTGGAGCCCAATATGGTGTAGATCCACTCTACAGTCAAAACGAAAGTTTGGATAGTCTCTTATCTTTGGACTGTACTGAGGACATCAATCACCTAGCTCAACCAGCAACTGGACATCAGAGACCAGAGAATAACAGACTAGAGAGATCTTACGGAGGGTATATTGGAGCCGACTATCATCCTAACAATCTCACCCTCGTAAAGAATGATTCAG GTGGTAATGGAGGGAGTGGCGATCAAGAGTCTGAATCTTGGAAAGATGTGCTGGAGGCATGTGAAGCTTCTATAGCTCTCAACTCTGAg GGAAGCACACCAAGTTCGGTGAAAGGATTACTACCTGGAATGCAGGAAGATTCTAACTGGAGTTTCACCAACCAGGCTGACCAAG GTGCATTGTTGCTGCCTCAAGAACTTGGTTCTTTCGAACATCCTGCTTGTTATCCTGAGCTAGGAGCTCCTGAGAATAATGCCGAGTACAGCAGAATGATGGATGATGAAGGGATAATCAGGATACCTCTCCAGGAAGAAATGAGACAGACAGTTTCACATAAGCAGGAGTTTACTATCCAGGACGTTTCACCAGAGTGGGGTTACGCCAATGAAACAACAAAG GTGATAGTCATTGGATCATTTCTCTGTGATCCAACATGGTCTTGCATGTTTGGAAGCGTTGAAgttccttttgagatcatcaagGAAGGTGTTATACGGTGTGAAGCGCCTCCATGTGGCCCTGGGAAAgtgaatttatttattacttctGGAGATGGACTCTCTTGTAGTCAAACAAGAGAATTCGAGTATCGTGATAAGCCTGACACATCTTGCTCTAGGTGCAATCCACATGAGCTTTTGTTACTTGTAAAATTTGTGCAAACTCTTCTATCAGATGAACCGGGCGTTGGTAAGTCGAAGAAACTGAAAGCTGGTGATGATGAGGAATGGAGCCATATCATTGACACGATTCTTGAGGGCAGTGCAACACCAACAAGTACGGTTGATTGGCTTCTACAAAAGCTGCTTAAAGATAAACTGGACGCGTGGGTGTCTTCGAGATCCCAAGATGATTATGATCATACTTCTTGTTCTTTGTCAAAGCAAGAACAAGGCATTATTCATACGGTTGCAGGCCTTGGCTTTGACTGGGCACTCCATCCAATTCTTGGTCTTGGAGTCAGTGTGGACTTTCGTGATAGTAATGGATGGAGCGCTCTTCATTGGTCTGCACGATATGGAAG AGAAAAAATGGTGGCTGCACTTATCGCATCAGGGGCATCAGCTGGAGCGGTGACTGATCCCAATGCGCAAGATCCAGCTGGTAAAACCGCAGCTTCCATAGCTGCCTCTAACGGCCACAAGGGTCTCGCAGGTTATTTATCCGAGGTGGCGCTAACAAACCATCTCTCCTCGCTCACGCTCGAGGAAACAGAACACTCTCTAGGCTCTGCTCAAGTGGAAGCAGAGATGATGGTGAATTCCATCTCAGGAAGAAGTCCTCCAGGTAACGGTGATGATCCACATTCAAGGGCTGCATTGAGAAACGTTGCTCAAGCAGCTGCGAGAATCCAGGCGGCGTTCCGTGCACATTCTTTCAGGAAGCGGCAGGAGAGAGAAGCAGCTATGGCTGCTTGCTATCAAGAGTACGGGATCTACGCAGATATCGAAGGGATCGCAGCCATGTCGAAGCTAGCGTTTGGAAATGCGAAGAACTACAACTCGGCAGCTTTGTCTATCCAGAAGAAGTACCGTGGCTATAAAGGTCGAAAAGAGTTTCTTGCCAAGCGCCAGAAAGTTGTGAAGATACAG GCTTATGTTCGAGGTTATCAAGTAAGGAAGCATTACAAGGTAATCTGCTGGGCAGTAGGGATACTAGATAAGGTTGTACTGAGGTGGAGAAGAAAAGGTGTTGGCCTTAAAGGGTTTAGGCAAGATGTAGAGAGTAGAGAGGAGGAGAGTGAAGATGAAGACATTCTCAAAGTGTTCCGCAAGGAGAAAGTAGACGGAGCAGTGAACGAGGCATTCTCTCGTGTTCTGTCGATGACTAATTCTCCGGACGCTCGCCAGCAGTACCAGCGGGTGCTCAAGAGATACTGTCAGACAAAG GCTGAGCTTGGGAAAACAGAGACATTAGGAACAGATGGTggtgatgaggatgatgatgatgcgtTGTTGGACATAGCTGATATGCAATACGAGAACTTGCGTACAGAATTTAGAGGTTTTAATAGTAATAATAGTCTGTAG